Proteins from a genomic interval of Nitrospina gracilis Nb-211:
- the lolA gene encoding outer membrane lipoprotein chaperone LolA: MKRIVQSIAGIALFFLLATPLMAESKQDIIAAIQKKYDATQSFQARFVQKSYLKVMDQTQEARGEVFIKKPGKMKWTYNAPDPQVLISNNKLLWLYLPEESQVTRMKVDSIYSSNTPALFLSGEGKLTESFNVGEIQREDGNLVVELIPKTEEQGLDRLLLVANQNNFQIVGSSVYDKLGNRTQMMFTDIENNPGISDSQFQFEVPPGVELIDLAAQP, from the coding sequence ATGAAACGCATCGTTCAAAGCATCGCAGGCATCGCCCTGTTTTTTCTTCTCGCCACCCCTCTGATGGCGGAGTCGAAGCAGGACATCATCGCCGCCATCCAGAAAAAGTACGACGCGACGCAATCTTTCCAGGCGCGCTTCGTGCAGAAATCCTACCTTAAAGTGATGGACCAGACGCAGGAAGCGCGGGGAGAGGTGTTCATCAAAAAGCCGGGCAAGATGAAATGGACCTACAACGCGCCGGACCCGCAGGTGCTCATCAGCAACAACAAACTGTTGTGGCTGTACCTGCCGGAAGAGTCGCAGGTGACGCGCATGAAGGTGGACAGCATCTACTCCTCGAACACCCCCGCCCTGTTCCTGTCCGGCGAGGGCAAGCTCACCGAATCATTCAATGTAGGCGAAATTCAACGTGAAGACGGCAACCTCGTGGTGGAACTGATTCCCAAAACCGAAGAACAGGGTTTGGACCGCCTGCTCCTTGTGGCCAACCAGAATAATTTTCAAATCGTCGGATCGAGTGTGTATGATAAATTGGGGAATCGGACACAAATGATGTTTACAGATATTGAAAATAACCCCGGCATTTCCGATTCCCAGTTTCAGTTCGAGGTGCCTCCGGGCGTGGAACTGATCGATCTTGCCGCACAACCCTGA
- a CDS encoding septal ring lytic transglycosylase RlpA family protein yields MPIRRHTHFTNKLVLLLMVVGASACTHNLTPALGSGGERGGLTPALERTEFTSSSVKQIKSTISEETSLDETMPYDVDGKVYQPLDRADGFSQEGTASWYGDPFHGQATSNKEVYNMHSLTAAHKTLPFHSRVRVTNLENGKEVTVRINDRGPFVGDRIIDLSYKAAQMLGMAEQGTARVRLTVLESGTAEGPKVTLASGPGRVFYSIQLGLFENRQSAERLSRQYGGEVRPVDRNGRPWYQVLVGEAPEYEDAIRLREKLRGQGQEDAFIIRNWRPAPATLNN; encoded by the coding sequence ATGCCAATCCGACGACACACGCATTTCACAAACAAGCTGGTCCTTTTGTTGATGGTGGTGGGAGCCTCCGCCTGCACACACAACCTGACCCCGGCGCTCGGCTCTGGAGGGGAACGGGGTGGCCTGACCCCGGCCCTGGAACGGACAGAATTCACCAGCTCAAGTGTAAAGCAAATCAAATCAACTATTTCTGAAGAGACTAGCCTGGACGAAACCATGCCTTACGATGTGGACGGCAAGGTGTATCAGCCGCTGGACCGCGCCGACGGGTTTTCGCAGGAAGGAACCGCCTCCTGGTACGGAGACCCGTTTCACGGCCAGGCAACATCCAATAAAGAAGTGTATAATATGCATTCCCTGACAGCGGCGCACAAAACCCTGCCGTTTCATTCCCGCGTCCGCGTGACCAATCTGGAAAATGGAAAGGAAGTGACCGTCCGCATCAACGACCGCGGGCCCTTCGTGGGCGACCGCATCATCGACCTCAGCTACAAGGCCGCGCAAATGCTGGGCATGGCAGAGCAAGGCACGGCACGGGTGCGGCTGACGGTGCTGGAATCGGGGACGGCCGAGGGCCCCAAAGTCACGCTGGCCAGCGGGCCGGGCCGGGTTTTTTACAGCATTCAACTGGGGCTGTTTGAAAACCGGCAATCGGCGGAACGGCTCTCCCGCCAGTACGGCGGCGAAGTGCGGCCCGTGGACCGCAACGGCCGGCCCTGGTACCAGGTGCTCGTCGGGGAAGCTCCCGAATACGAGGACGCCATCCGCCTGCGGGAAAAACTCCGTGGACAAGGACAGGAAGATGCTTTTATTATAAGGAACTGGCGGCCCGCCCCGGCCACACTCAATAACTGA
- a CDS encoding GreA/GreB family elongation factor, whose product MRLPIIDKLEKALMDSKRELEVDIPKALKVATDMGDLSENAEYKAAKERQMFLESRVSQLQKRISDIVSIDINRIPKDRSGLGSMMLLKDLDSGEEKTFNLVFPEEVDPEKGKISLASPLGKALLGKMEGDDVELNFNGKQLEFEVLQVTTIHDTINNSGH is encoded by the coding sequence ATGCGATTGCCGATCATTGACAAACTCGAAAAAGCTTTAATGGACAGCAAACGGGAATTGGAAGTGGACATTCCCAAAGCCCTCAAAGTCGCCACCGACATGGGCGACCTCAGCGAAAACGCCGAATACAAAGCCGCCAAGGAGCGGCAGATGTTTCTCGAATCCCGCGTCTCGCAATTGCAGAAGCGCATCAGCGACATCGTGTCCATCGACATCAACCGCATTCCCAAGGACCGCTCCGGACTGGGAAGCATGATGCTCTTGAAGGACCTCGACTCCGGTGAAGAAAAAACCTTCAACCTGGTGTTTCCGGAGGAAGTGGATCCGGAAAAGGGCAAAATTTCCCTCGCCTCGCCGCTCGGCAAGGCCCTGCTGGGAAAGATGGAAGGCGACGACGTGGAGTTGAACTTTAATGGCAAGCAACTGGAATTCGAAGTGCTCCAGGTGACCACCATTCACGACACCATCAACAATTCGGGTCATTGA
- the purN gene encoding phosphoribosylglycinamide formyltransferase: MSPNAFKLGVLASGRGTNLQAIIDHIESGRLIAEIAIILSDKPDAQALERGRKHGIETQFVDPKAFAGKQAYNAELVRILQSKAVDLVCLAGYMRIVREPFFETFPNRIINIHPSLLPAFPGLDVQQKAIDYGVKFSGCTVHYVNEEVDGGPIILQAVVPVEDGDTAETLSARILEQEHVIYPKAIQQIVDNQLRIENRRVVHAKSPERQS; encoded by the coding sequence ATGAGCCCGAACGCATTCAAACTGGGAGTCCTCGCCTCCGGGCGCGGCACCAACCTGCAAGCCATCATCGACCATATTGAAAGCGGACGCCTGATCGCTGAAATCGCCATCATCCTGAGCGACAAGCCGGATGCGCAAGCCCTGGAGCGCGGCAGGAAGCACGGCATCGAAACACAATTTGTCGATCCCAAGGCCTTCGCCGGTAAGCAGGCGTACAATGCGGAACTGGTGAGAATCCTTCAAAGCAAGGCGGTCGATCTCGTCTGCCTCGCCGGGTACATGCGCATCGTGCGCGAACCGTTTTTCGAGACGTTTCCGAACCGCATTATCAACATCCACCCGTCGCTCCTGCCCGCGTTCCCCGGACTCGACGTGCAACAGAAGGCCATCGATTACGGCGTCAAGTTTTCCGGATGCACGGTGCACTACGTGAATGAAGAAGTGGACGGCGGCCCCATCATCCTGCAGGCGGTGGTGCCAGTGGAAGACGGCGACACGGCGGAAACGCTGTCCGCGCGCATTCTGGAACAGGAACACGTCATTTATCCCAAAGCCATCCAACAGATCGTGGACAACCAACTGCGCATCGAAAACCGCCGGGTGGTCCACGCAAAGAGCCCCGAAAGGCAATCATGA
- the lpxC gene encoding UDP-3-O-acyl-N-acetylglucosamine deacetylase, which translates to MANKERVLIVDDEKNIVGSLQEILADEGYEIATADDGLDALEIVQNDPPDLILLDIWIPGMDGIEVLRTLKTYYPEIEVLVMSGHGTIDTAVNATKLGAFDFIEKPFSLNQIVQSVGKALAQKTSKNGINGHAPQKHELPHCFQMMVDVKKTIKQHARSSRPVLIQGEAGTGKEFIAQAIHQQSRKNNMPFVKLNCGLRPTNQIKSELFAQENSGKTKGRKRLPSRSHPSRRRVVYMKNIDALAAPVQERLAECLNPEAPAEVSAYLLPSRIFASTNRDLEDMVEKGEFNADLYDILKENTVYIPPLKEHAAMIPSLVTRFFAEQAERGELPAHHVSPEAMDVLSRYDWPENLKEMRLVLEQLSRKVHPEDEITVNHLPPAIRRMQTAPAAATANCNGKGHLRQKTLKRSVVLCGSGLHSGIKTGLIMQPLPPGSGIIFGDISSGATIPARLENVQSTEYATCLRRGTTSVSTIEHIMAVLHMYRINNLLIKIGDEAPVMDGSAKDFCQLVEDGEFEDQEDYYEELVIKEKLSFGDDPNKAHISIEPYDGFKVSYHMEYPEPIGVMDHTFDFTGSDQFKKEIAPARTFGFMKDVAMLMKMGFAAGGNLDNFILLDEKKVLNTELRYENEFARHKILDILGDFYLLGKPVRGYIKAHKSGHTQNIGLLKQIQAAYCGVGAGR; encoded by the coding sequence TTGGCTAATAAAGAACGTGTGTTGATCGTCGATGACGAAAAAAATATAGTCGGTTCCCTGCAGGAAATCCTCGCCGACGAGGGTTATGAAATCGCAACCGCCGACGACGGGCTGGACGCGCTGGAGATCGTGCAGAACGATCCGCCGGACCTCATTCTGCTCGACATCTGGATTCCGGGCATGGACGGCATCGAGGTCCTGCGCACGCTGAAGACGTATTACCCGGAGATCGAAGTGCTGGTCATGTCCGGCCACGGCACCATCGACACCGCCGTCAATGCCACCAAGCTGGGCGCGTTCGACTTCATCGAGAAACCGTTTTCTCTGAACCAGATCGTGCAGTCGGTGGGCAAGGCACTGGCACAGAAGACATCGAAAAACGGTATCAACGGACACGCCCCACAGAAACACGAACTGCCGCACTGTTTCCAGATGATGGTGGACGTGAAGAAAACCATCAAACAACATGCCCGTTCCAGCCGTCCGGTACTGATCCAGGGCGAGGCGGGAACCGGCAAGGAGTTCATCGCGCAGGCGATCCACCAGCAAAGCCGGAAGAACAACATGCCGTTTGTGAAACTGAACTGCGGCCTGCGCCCCACCAACCAGATCAAGTCCGAACTGTTTGCGCAGGAAAACAGCGGCAAGACCAAGGGCCGCAAGCGGCTTCCGTCGCGGTCGCATCCGTCGCGCCGCCGCGTGGTGTACATGAAGAACATCGATGCCCTGGCCGCACCGGTACAGGAGCGGCTGGCTGAATGCCTGAATCCGGAGGCCCCGGCGGAAGTCTCCGCGTACCTCCTGCCGTCGCGTATTTTCGCTTCCACCAACCGCGACCTGGAAGACATGGTGGAAAAGGGAGAGTTCAACGCCGATCTGTACGACATACTGAAAGAAAACACCGTATACATCCCGCCGCTCAAGGAACACGCGGCGATGATCCCCTCGCTCGTCACCCGTTTCTTTGCAGAGCAAGCGGAACGCGGCGAGCTTCCCGCGCACCATGTGTCTCCGGAAGCGATGGACGTGCTGAGCCGCTACGACTGGCCGGAGAACCTGAAAGAAATGCGCCTGGTGTTGGAACAATTGAGCCGCAAGGTGCACCCGGAAGACGAGATCACCGTCAACCATCTGCCACCCGCCATCCGGCGCATGCAGACCGCCCCGGCGGCGGCCACCGCCAATTGCAACGGCAAGGGCCACCTCAGGCAGAAAACCCTGAAACGCAGTGTGGTGCTGTGCGGAAGTGGGTTGCACTCCGGCATCAAGACCGGGCTCATCATGCAACCCCTGCCCCCGGGAAGCGGCATCATCTTCGGCGACATCTCCAGCGGTGCCACCATCCCGGCCCGGCTGGAGAACGTGCAATCCACGGAATACGCCACCTGCCTGCGCCGCGGAACAACGTCGGTGTCCACCATCGAGCACATCATGGCGGTCCTGCACATGTACCGCATCAACAACCTGCTCATCAAGATCGGCGACGAAGCGCCGGTGATGGACGGCTCGGCCAAAGACTTCTGCCAGTTGGTCGAGGATGGGGAGTTTGAGGACCAGGAAGATTATTACGAAGAGCTGGTGATCAAGGAAAAACTCAGCTTCGGTGACGATCCCAACAAGGCGCACATCAGCATCGAGCCTTACGACGGGTTCAAGGTGTCCTACCATATGGAGTACCCGGAACCGATCGGCGTGATGGATCACACGTTCGACTTCACCGGTTCGGACCAGTTCAAAAAGGAAATCGCTCCGGCGCGCACCTTCGGGTTCATGAAGGACGTGGCCATGCTGATGAAGATGGGCTTCGCCGCGGGTGGCAACCTGGACAACTTCATCCTGCTTGACGAAAAGAAGGTCCTCAACACCGAACTGCGTTACGAAAACGAATTCGCCCGCCACAAGATTCTGGATATCCTCGGCGATTTCTACCTGCTGGGCAAACCGGTGCGGGGTTACATCAAGGCGCATAAATCCGGGCACACGCAGAACATCGGTCTGCTCAAACAGATCCAGGCGGCCTACTGCGGGGTCGGCGCAGGCCGTTGA
- a CDS encoding proline--tRNA ligase produces the protein MRYSQLLIPTLKEAPSDAEVISHKLMVRAGMIRQLASGIYSILPLGLRVLRKVEQIIREEMNAIGGQEVFLPSIQPAELWQESGRWDFYGKELLRIIDRHDRKFCYGPTHEEVITDIVRREVRSYRQLPLVLYQIQTKFRDEVRPRFGVMRGREFTMKDAYSFHADEQDVQKTYEDMKTAYNNVFKRCGLDFKMVEADSGTIGGSFSHEFMVLASSGEDAVVFCDACGYASNLEKAAARPPANGAGTDGTETLAEVSTPGQKTIEAVTAFLKVPPQKLVKTLILENEKGLVAGLVRGDRQLNPIKLKNLIDCEWLHPASEELIKEKTGLPVGYVGPVNLPIPVYADHEVAAMQDFVTGANKPDAHFTGVQFGRDLKVEQVGDLRTVEEGDACPHCDGGTYQIRRGIEVGHIFILGTKYSTAMKAGFLDENGKEKTLVMGCYGIGVGRTAAAAIEQNHDDKGIIWPAPLAPFQVVVLPTNYSDEKVKEAADTAYRRLTELGVEVLLDDRADRLGVKFKDAELIGFPLQLVIGPKNLEQGEVELKTRRTGDSANHPFPAILEKIPALLSDL, from the coding sequence ATGCGCTATTCGCAGTTACTGATCCCCACTCTTAAAGAAGCTCCGTCCGACGCGGAAGTCATCAGCCACAAACTGATGGTGCGCGCCGGGATGATCCGCCAGCTTGCCAGCGGCATCTATTCCATCCTGCCGCTCGGCCTGCGCGTTTTGCGCAAGGTGGAACAGATCATCCGCGAAGAGATGAACGCCATCGGCGGGCAGGAAGTGTTTCTGCCCAGCATCCAGCCGGCGGAGTTGTGGCAGGAAAGCGGCCGCTGGGATTTTTACGGCAAGGAACTGCTCCGCATCATCGACCGCCACGACCGCAAATTCTGCTACGGCCCGACGCACGAGGAAGTCATCACCGACATCGTGCGCCGCGAGGTGCGCTCCTACCGCCAGCTTCCCTTGGTGCTGTACCAGATCCAGACCAAATTCCGCGACGAGGTGCGGCCGCGTTTCGGCGTCATGCGCGGACGCGAGTTCACCATGAAAGACGCCTACAGCTTTCATGCCGACGAGCAGGACGTGCAGAAAACCTATGAAGACATGAAGACCGCGTATAACAACGTGTTCAAGCGGTGCGGGCTCGATTTCAAAATGGTGGAAGCCGACAGCGGCACCATCGGCGGCAGTTTCTCGCACGAGTTCATGGTGCTGGCGTCCTCCGGCGAAGACGCCGTGGTGTTCTGCGATGCCTGCGGCTACGCCTCGAACCTGGAAAAGGCCGCCGCCCGCCCGCCCGCAAACGGCGCAGGGACCGACGGCACGGAAACGCTCGCCGAGGTCTCGACGCCCGGACAAAAAACCATCGAAGCGGTGACGGCATTCCTCAAAGTACCACCGCAGAAGCTGGTGAAGACGCTCATCCTCGAAAACGAGAAGGGCCTCGTTGCCGGACTGGTGCGCGGCGACCGCCAGCTCAACCCGATCAAACTGAAGAACCTGATTGACTGCGAATGGCTGCACCCGGCGAGCGAAGAGTTGATCAAGGAAAAAACCGGACTGCCCGTGGGCTACGTCGGGCCGGTCAACCTGCCGATTCCGGTGTACGCCGATCATGAGGTGGCGGCCATGCAGGATTTCGTCACCGGTGCGAACAAACCCGACGCGCACTTCACCGGCGTGCAGTTCGGCCGCGACCTCAAGGTCGAACAGGTCGGCGACCTACGCACGGTGGAGGAAGGCGACGCCTGTCCGCACTGCGACGGCGGGACGTACCAGATCCGGCGCGGCATCGAGGTGGGGCACATTTTCATCCTTGGCACCAAGTACAGCACGGCGATGAAAGCCGGGTTCCTCGACGAGAACGGCAAGGAGAAAACGCTGGTCATGGGGTGCTACGGCATCGGCGTCGGGCGCACCGCCGCGGCGGCCATCGAGCAGAACCACGACGACAAGGGCATCATCTGGCCCGCGCCCCTGGCTCCGTTCCAGGTGGTGGTCCTGCCCACCAATTATTCCGACGAGAAGGTGAAAGAAGCCGCCGACACCGCCTACCGCCGCCTCACCGAGTTGGGTGTGGAGGTGTTGCTGGACGACCGTGCGGACCGGCTGGGCGTCAAGTTCAAGGACGCCGAATTGATCGGCTT
- the aepX gene encoding phosphoenolpyruvate mutase: MTLLNKTLPEERRGKLKHMLAQGQLVRAIEAHNGLSGIIADNARIEGQDVDGNQVIREFDAIWESSLTDSASKGHPDIEVISFDSRLHTIQEILAVTKKPMIVDGDTGGDPNMFEYTVSKLERAGVSAVIIEDKVFPKRNSLEAGTTQTLQEPQAFAYKIKRGKAVQMTDDFMIIARLESLIAGLGLDDALDRARAYLEAGADGIMIHSKSKDPSEILEFAKRYRSLLAELEMDKPLICVPTTYNNIVEDELKKSGFHIVIYANHLLRTAYKSMLETARTILLNQRSFEADPMCAPLRDIFDAVGFLDVKEKDRLDESNKNTPVIIPAAGRAPDLEPVIGDTPKAMVDIAGKTLLARQIKSLNINRLTDITVVTGYGKDKMQAEGVSFVEAPDYEKNTELDSILAAESKMSNGFIMLYSDILVEYGVFAKLLASREDIVLVVDNSIQYLDQVDGKATDYVISRNKRNPSRRAINFDYQNTIGKIGKKIDPALATHEFIGLAKFTKTGAEQFLETYHDVRQNLRGQIQEAEDVSKFRLTDLVQEMIDRGFNVHYLEIHKGWLEIHFPQDIELANELFVSTASDAPQIPTS, translated from the coding sequence ATGACCCTTTTGAACAAAACCCTGCCGGAAGAACGGCGCGGCAAGCTGAAACACATGCTCGCACAGGGCCAACTGGTCCGCGCCATCGAAGCCCACAATGGACTGAGCGGCATCATCGCCGACAACGCCCGCATCGAAGGACAGGACGTGGACGGCAACCAGGTGATCCGCGAATTCGACGCCATCTGGGAAAGCAGTCTCACCGACTCCGCTTCCAAGGGCCATCCGGATATCGAGGTCATCAGCTTCGACTCGCGCCTGCACACCATCCAGGAAATCCTCGCCGTCACCAAAAAACCGATGATCGTGGACGGCGACACCGGCGGCGACCCCAACATGTTCGAATACACCGTATCGAAGCTGGAACGCGCGGGCGTCTCCGCCGTCATCATCGAGGACAAGGTGTTCCCGAAACGCAACAGCCTGGAGGCAGGCACCACGCAGACCCTGCAGGAGCCGCAGGCGTTCGCCTACAAGATCAAGCGCGGCAAGGCGGTGCAGATGACCGACGACTTCATGATCATCGCCCGGCTGGAAAGCCTAATCGCGGGACTGGGCCTCGACGACGCCCTCGACCGCGCCCGTGCCTATCTCGAAGCCGGGGCCGACGGCATCATGATCCATTCCAAATCGAAAGACCCGTCGGAGATTCTCGAATTCGCAAAACGTTACCGCAGCCTATTGGCCGAGTTGGAGATGGACAAACCGCTCATCTGCGTGCCGACCACGTACAACAACATCGTCGAGGACGAACTCAAGAAGTCCGGTTTTCACATCGTCATCTACGCCAATCACCTGTTGCGCACGGCGTACAAGTCGATGCTCGAAACCGCGCGCACCATTCTGCTCAACCAGCGTTCGTTCGAAGCCGATCCCATGTGCGCGCCTTTGCGCGATATTTTCGATGCGGTGGGCTTCCTCGACGTGAAAGAAAAAGACCGCCTCGACGAGTCCAACAAGAACACGCCGGTCATCATTCCGGCGGCGGGCCGCGCCCCGGATCTGGAGCCGGTCATCGGCGACACGCCGAAAGCGATGGTCGACATCGCCGGCAAAACCCTGCTCGCCCGCCAGATCAAATCGCTCAACATCAACCGCCTCACCGACATCACCGTAGTCACCGGTTACGGCAAAGACAAGATGCAGGCGGAGGGCGTGAGCTTCGTTGAAGCGCCGGACTACGAAAAGAACACGGAACTCGACAGCATCCTCGCCGCCGAGAGTAAGATGTCCAACGGCTTCATCATGCTGTACTCCGACATTCTGGTCGAGTACGGCGTGTTCGCCAAACTGCTGGCCTCGCGCGAAGACATCGTGCTGGTGGTGGACAACTCCATCCAGTACCTCGACCAGGTGGACGGCAAGGCGACCGATTACGTCATCAGCCGCAATAAGAGAAACCCCAGCAGGCGCGCCATCAACTTCGATTACCAGAACACCATCGGCAAGATCGGCAAGAAGATCGACCCCGCGCTGGCAACGCACGAGTTCATCGGCCTGGCCAAGTTCACCAAAACCGGCGCCGAGCAGTTTCTCGAAACCTATCACGACGTGCGGCAGAACCTGCGGGGCCAGATCCAGGAGGCGGAAGACGTCTCCAAGTTCCGCCTCACCGACCTCGTGCAGGAGATGATCGACCGCGGCTTCAACGTGCATTACCTGGAGATCCACAAAGGCTGGCTGGAAATTCATTTCCCGCAGGACATCGAACTGGCCAACGAGCTGTTCGTCTCCACCGCCTCCGATGCGCCGCAGATTCCCACCTCTTGA
- the rseP gene encoding RIP metalloprotease RseP, producing the protein MFDAAAITLDSVAAFGVDMLVFLLGLAALIFVHELGHFLIARRCGVIVEKFSLGFGPKIVGFKQGGTEYLIAAIPLGGYVKMKGEDPGEELADTTGSFSHANVYHRIAIAFGGPLFNILFAILIYVIVYMNGVPALSTTVGMVRDDSPALAAGIETGDRIVEVNGQEIRFWDQLLEIVHDAPGEPMQFVVEKNGESLVEKTITPVSEEIVNLWGEKETVGLIGITPLVRRIADVEEGSAADKAGIQKGDVLLEINNTPIRGWQDLKTAAMDHPGKELDVTVLREDGMTYDLKLTPKPEKMKDETGKDITIGQLGVALQGEMEVEQYGLMGSIWRSVEETWKLTYLIAVSVKKMIFGSVSAENIGGPIMIFQFYGQQAEQGFNQIIRLTALLSINLGLINLFPIPILDGGHILFFLIEIIKGKPVSERSRERAAQVGLFMILFLMIFAFYNDIMRIMK; encoded by the coding sequence ATGTTTGACGCCGCCGCCATTACCCTGGATTCCGTCGCCGCTTTCGGCGTCGACATGCTCGTGTTCCTCCTGGGCCTCGCCGCCCTCATATTCGTGCACGAACTCGGTCATTTCCTGATCGCGCGCCGGTGCGGTGTCATCGTCGAAAAATTCTCGCTCGGCTTCGGGCCGAAGATCGTCGGTTTCAAGCAGGGCGGCACGGAATACCTCATCGCCGCCATCCCGCTGGGCGGCTACGTGAAGATGAAGGGCGAAGACCCCGGCGAGGAGCTGGCGGACACCACGGGTTCGTTCTCCCACGCCAACGTGTACCACCGCATTGCCATCGCCTTCGGCGGCCCCCTGTTCAACATCCTGTTCGCCATCCTCATTTACGTGATCGTGTACATGAACGGCGTGCCCGCCTTGAGCACCACCGTCGGCATGGTGCGCGACGACTCCCCGGCGCTGGCGGCGGGCATCGAGACCGGCGACCGCATCGTCGAGGTCAACGGACAGGAAATCCGGTTCTGGGATCAACTGTTGGAAATCGTCCACGACGCGCCGGGCGAGCCCATGCAGTTCGTGGTGGAAAAAAACGGCGAATCCCTCGTCGAAAAAACCATCACCCCGGTTTCGGAAGAGATTGTCAACCTGTGGGGCGAAAAGGAAACCGTCGGCCTCATCGGCATCACGCCGCTGGTGCGGCGCATCGCGGATGTGGAGGAAGGATCGGCCGCGGATAAAGCCGGCATCCAGAAAGGCGACGTCCTGCTGGAGATCAACAACACGCCCATTCGCGGCTGGCAGGACCTCAAGACCGCCGCCATGGATCATCCGGGCAAGGAACTGGATGTCACCGTGCTCCGTGAAGACGGCATGACTTACGATCTCAAGCTGACGCCGAAACCGGAGAAGATGAAGGATGAAACCGGCAAGGACATCACCATAGGTCAGTTGGGTGTCGCCCTGCAGGGCGAAATGGAAGTCGAGCAGTACGGGCTCATGGGTTCCATCTGGCGGTCGGTCGAGGAGACGTGGAAGCTCACCTACCTCATCGCCGTCAGCGTGAAGAAGATGATCTTCGGCTCGGTGTCGGCGGAGAACATCGGCGGGCCCATCATGATCTTCCAGTTTTACGGCCAGCAGGCGGAACAGGGATTCAACCAGATCATCCGGCTCACCGCGCTTCTCAGCATCAACCTCGGCCTCATCAACCTGTTCCCGATCCCCATTCTCGACGGCGGCCACATCCTGTTTTTCCTGATCGAGATCATCAAGGGCAAACCGGTCAGCGAGCGGAGCCGCGAGCGCGCGGCGCAGGTGGGGCTGTTCATGATCCTCTTCCTCATGATCTTCGCGTTCTACAACGACATCATGCGCATCATGAAATGA
- the trmB gene encoding tRNA (guanosine(46)-N7)-methyltransferase TrmB produces the protein MAKNYLPFEKVQAHPYFLDIAEWPDWRQAFGNDKPLKLEIGFGNGNFLIDMAVREPNSNFVAMDFYHKGIRKVITRLDRLQISNVRLAYGDAKERIPGIFRDGELDEIYINFPDPWPKKRHHKRRLLKPPFIATLSRKLKMEGSLRLATDHEDYFQEMIEFLNAEASLQNRHPDKGYATSREDTPRTKYERNFLNAGKPIYYMDFIKCAEVAEPEPASAALAP, from the coding sequence ATGGCCAAAAATTATTTACCTTTCGAGAAGGTTCAGGCGCACCCGTATTTTCTGGACATTGCGGAATGGCCGGACTGGCGCCAGGCGTTCGGCAACGACAAGCCTCTCAAACTGGAAATCGGGTTTGGCAACGGCAATTTTCTCATCGACATGGCCGTACGCGAACCGAACAGCAACTTTGTGGCGATGGACTTTTACCACAAAGGCATCCGCAAAGTGATCACGCGCCTCGACCGCCTGCAGATTTCCAACGTGCGGCTGGCATACGGCGACGCCAAGGAACGCATACCCGGTATTTTCCGGGACGGCGAGCTGGATGAAATCTACATCAACTTCCCGGACCCGTGGCCGAAGAAACGGCACCACAAGCGGCGTCTGCTGAAGCCGCCATTCATCGCCACCCTGTCGCGCAAACTGAAAATGGAAGGATCGCTGAGGCTGGCAACGGATCACGAGGATTACTTTCAGGAGATGATCGAATTCCTCAACGCCGAGGCATCTCTGCAAAACCGTCACCCGGACAAAGGTTACGCCACGTCGCGGGAGGACACGCCCCGCACCAAATATGAACGGAATTTTTTGAACGCGGGCAAACCGATTTATTATATGGACTTCATCAAATGTGCCGAGGTCGCGGAGCCCGAACCCGCTTCCGCCGCTCTGGCGCCCTGA